The following coding sequences are from one Oceaniferula flava window:
- the miaA gene encoding tRNA (adenosine(37)-N6)-dimethylallyltransferase MiaA: MPIPSSFIIPDPIYICGPTASGKSAFAIELAQRLDGEIVNADAYQLYRGLEIISAAPDAAELSQAVHHLYGVLDPSETCDAMRYREMALPVIADIQSREKVPIVTGGSGMYLKFLTHGPSPVPSGDELLRAELDKESDAELVRRLSELDPEGAAMTNLKNRRYVIRALEICLLSGRKMSEVKSDWKKAGEAIEKDLRGAYLLWDRETLRQRINRRAEIMLDSGAIEEVAALIDTSITCEKAIGVPQIRSYLAGDLSRDECAERIAAATRQYAKRQRTWFGKESWLTECQVDASDPISRVVDRFCESSI, encoded by the coding sequence GTGCCCATCCCATCCTCATTCATCATTCCTGATCCCATCTACATCTGCGGCCCCACCGCTTCTGGCAAATCGGCCTTCGCCATCGAACTCGCCCAGCGACTCGATGGTGAGATCGTCAATGCCGATGCCTACCAACTCTACCGGGGACTGGAAATCATCTCCGCCGCCCCGGATGCCGCTGAACTCAGTCAGGCCGTGCACCATCTTTACGGCGTGCTCGATCCCTCGGAGACCTGCGATGCCATGCGCTACCGCGAGATGGCCCTGCCGGTGATCGCTGACATCCAGTCGCGGGAGAAAGTGCCCATCGTAACCGGTGGCTCAGGCATGTATCTCAAGTTTCTCACCCACGGCCCCTCCCCAGTGCCCTCTGGAGACGAGTTACTTCGGGCCGAATTGGATAAGGAGTCGGATGCCGAACTGGTCAGGCGACTCAGCGAGCTCGACCCCGAAGGCGCCGCGATGACCAATTTGAAAAACCGCCGCTATGTGATCCGGGCCCTGGAAATCTGCCTGCTCTCGGGGCGGAAGATGTCCGAGGTGAAAAGCGATTGGAAAAAGGCAGGTGAAGCCATCGAAAAAGACCTCCGTGGTGCCTACCTCCTCTGGGACCGTGAAACCCTTCGCCAGCGGATCAACCGCCGTGCGGAGATCATGTTAGACAGCGGAGCCATCGAAGAAGTTGCCGCACTCATCGACACCTCTATCACCTGTGAAAAAGCCATCGGAGTGCCACAGATCCGCTCCTACTTGGCAGGCGACTTGAGCCGCGACGAGTGCGCCGAACGCATCGCCGCCGCCACCCGACAATATGCCAAACGACAACGCACCTGGTTCGGTAAAGAAAGCTGGCTAACAGAGTGTCAGGTTGACGCGTCTGATCCGATCAGTCGCGTGGTCGATCGCTTTTGTGAAAGCTCCATCTAG
- a CDS encoding PEP-CTERM sorting domain-containing protein: protein MKFKASHLGTAALISFSLSSHAATVIDNVDAGFTDHEANGYEQTTTAGKGFNGSVIVSPFVIDAPNTYLSWTFTGLDTTQVYDVAATWNLVYPGGNHTAAANYQIIGSTSIDVTVSHKLASTDDYVEADENNEDFNFEILGQVMPDANGTIVLELRDEDGLGLESPVADAALVNAVPEPSSALLLVAGGLLAIGRRKR, encoded by the coding sequence ATGAAATTCAAAGCCAGCCATTTGGGCACAGCAGCCCTTATCTCCTTCTCCCTGTCTAGCCATGCCGCTACGGTCATTGACAACGTCGACGCCGGTTTCACCGACCATGAAGCCAACGGATACGAACAAACAACCACCGCAGGAAAAGGCTTCAACGGTAGCGTTATCGTCAGCCCTTTTGTCATCGATGCACCTAATACCTATCTGTCATGGACCTTCACCGGCCTCGACACGACGCAGGTGTATGATGTCGCAGCCACTTGGAACTTGGTCTACCCCGGCGGCAACCATACCGCCGCGGCGAACTATCAGATCATTGGCAGCACCAGCATCGATGTTACGGTCTCGCATAAACTGGCCTCTACCGACGACTACGTGGAAGCCGACGAGAACAACGAAGATTTCAATTTCGAAATCCTCGGTCAGGTCATGCCCGATGCCAATGGCACGATTGTGCTCGAACTGCGCGATGAAGACGGTCTCGGCCTGGAAAGCCCTGTGGCGGACGCCGCCCTTGTGAACGCTGTCCCAGAACCTTCTTCTGCGCTCCTGCTTGTTGCTGGAGGGCTCTTGGCCATCGGCCGCCGCAAGCGCTAG
- a CDS encoding GumC family protein: MNNSHSSASDQVVLVGNQNNALSTNDERYAIQTPSMQGPGLAGHREVKRAVFSVEELFSYVRKYGIVAAIVGLLLGVGLYTFVQTRTPVFESTSIVLLNQGNGKQLNLETIRPEEQSEYTLPQLVNNLKNEISSDKFRLSFFGAVDDHLRDRIIGVRSESEQGLNDQAIFLDRVSKQIAIEVLKDSHMVSVTAKSQDNQLAAELANAYVAHFCDYTRQEEMENTRKVADFLQSKASDLLVRVKQLEAELLAFREKEGISAGQADSEFAANQVNNLNTQLVEAKLNREKIAETLDIIDSAGKDPEDLLKVPLLAENAVLAEAYAELNEARSEVGTLSIDFGKMHPRMIVAVNKEQDALENLQKLVGQMVGSLQRQLKTSTSKVVSLETKVKVAKNELTLAGNKSVGQELKEEQLKSGRELYNSLIRQKNEADIALQFSGVDRVRITEQALPQRDPIFPRKPLSAVLGLVAFGGCFFGIPLTLGLGKRVIELAQPATTEEEAPAIEQTAEQVPAMAPNSHHALPSFPQSNQTSEALNYPTLVTFPRGDASQSRDWVRHASDPAVRSGVELNAYLTRLISEPNQARGLILTSNHYNPAKTLSAAALALAASRRGLRTLLVSSEKLTPSMSPEQTQYRDGALQKTADELLAPFHTEQQGLFFVTDDAWKRIPSLCLETLTNAHHCVDLLILDAPLVSAESELAILSGFASNIVLVRNSSEDYHHSEQQKRFQRILPACTVTGEFLIEG, from the coding sequence ATGAATAATTCACACTCATCAGCCTCTGACCAAGTCGTTTTGGTTGGAAATCAGAATAACGCGCTGTCAACCAATGATGAGCGTTATGCGATCCAGACGCCTTCCATGCAGGGGCCAGGACTCGCGGGTCACCGTGAAGTCAAACGAGCCGTCTTTAGTGTTGAGGAACTGTTCAGTTACGTTCGCAAATATGGAATCGTAGCTGCAATCGTCGGTCTTCTGTTAGGCGTTGGTCTCTACACCTTTGTGCAAACACGCACTCCGGTTTTTGAGTCGACCTCCATCGTTCTGTTGAATCAGGGGAATGGCAAACAGCTGAACTTGGAAACGATCCGACCCGAAGAGCAGTCGGAATACACTCTACCGCAGTTGGTCAATAATTTGAAGAATGAGATCAGCTCGGATAAATTCAGACTCAGCTTTTTCGGAGCTGTGGATGATCACCTACGCGACCGAATCATCGGTGTGAGAAGTGAAAGTGAGCAGGGACTGAACGATCAAGCTATCTTCCTTGATCGCGTTAGCAAACAGATCGCTATCGAGGTCTTAAAAGATTCCCACATGGTTTCGGTGACGGCAAAGAGTCAGGACAATCAACTTGCCGCGGAATTAGCAAATGCCTACGTGGCGCATTTCTGTGACTACACCCGACAAGAAGAAATGGAGAACACCCGTAAAGTAGCTGATTTCCTGCAATCAAAAGCCAGTGACCTTCTCGTGCGCGTCAAGCAACTCGAAGCTGAATTGCTTGCGTTTAGAGAAAAAGAGGGAATCAGTGCCGGTCAGGCTGATTCTGAATTCGCTGCCAATCAGGTGAATAACCTCAATACTCAACTGGTAGAGGCGAAGTTGAATCGTGAAAAAATAGCTGAAACGTTAGACATCATCGACTCCGCAGGGAAAGACCCTGAGGACCTACTCAAGGTGCCTTTGCTCGCCGAAAACGCTGTGCTCGCTGAGGCCTATGCTGAGCTGAATGAAGCGCGTAGTGAAGTCGGCACCTTATCGATCGATTTTGGTAAAATGCACCCGCGTATGATTGTCGCAGTGAATAAGGAGCAGGATGCCCTGGAAAACCTGCAAAAGCTGGTCGGTCAGATGGTGGGGTCGCTGCAACGTCAACTTAAGACGAGCACAAGCAAGGTGGTCAGTCTGGAAACGAAAGTCAAAGTTGCCAAAAACGAACTGACTCTCGCAGGAAACAAATCGGTGGGGCAAGAGCTCAAGGAAGAACAGCTGAAGTCGGGGCGTGAGCTCTACAACAGCCTGATCCGCCAGAAAAACGAGGCTGATATTGCGCTGCAGTTCAGTGGTGTCGATCGTGTCCGCATCACCGAACAAGCGCTACCGCAACGTGATCCTATTTTCCCTCGTAAACCACTCTCAGCAGTTTTGGGACTGGTGGCATTCGGTGGTTGTTTCTTCGGAATTCCGCTAACACTCGGATTGGGGAAACGTGTGATCGAACTGGCTCAGCCAGCGACCACGGAAGAGGAGGCTCCTGCCATCGAGCAGACGGCTGAACAGGTGCCTGCCATGGCTCCCAACTCTCACCATGCCTTGCCAAGCTTCCCTCAAAGCAATCAGACGTCCGAAGCCTTGAACTATCCGACCTTGGTCACCTTCCCACGAGGTGACGCCAGCCAGTCGCGCGATTGGGTAAGGCACGCCAGCGACCCGGCTGTAAGATCCGGAGTGGAGCTGAATGCTTATCTGACACGTCTCATCAGCGAGCCTAACCAAGCACGCGGGCTGATTCTAACAAGTAATCATTACAACCCCGCTAAAACACTCTCTGCGGCAGCACTTGCGCTGGCAGCGAGTCGGCGTGGTCTGCGCACTTTGTTAGTGAGTAGCGAGAAGCTCACTCCATCGATGTCGCCCGAGCAAACACAATACCGAGATGGAGCACTGCAAAAAACCGCCGATGAGCTCCTGGCACCATTCCATACCGAGCAGCAAGGTCTGTTCTTTGTCACGGATGATGCCTGGAAGCGCATTCCCAGCCTCTGTCTGGAAACCTTGACCAACGCCCATCACTGTGTCGATTTACTGATTCTCGATGCGCCACTGGTTTCGGCCGAGTCGGAGCTAGCGATACTTTCCGGCTTTGCTTCAAACATCGTCTTGGTCCGAAACAGCAGCGAAGATTACCATCACAGCGAACAGCAAAAACGCTTCCAGCGGATTCTGCCAGCGTGCACGGTGACGGGGGAATTTCTGATCGAAGGTTAG
- a CDS encoding GNAT family N-acetyltransferase → MKITTIKDTLPAEQVAPETLQKINNRDRFELPERTLSSTTKITLQPIQARSEFTDLETEWDDFLLRTQTPSPFLSWDYIDVWWDVYGDKGFDVQLYIARDEAGKLIGAAPLMISQKGAFSGARSKFRHLSFIGGVGDLLGESLELPAIKGYEVALGEATAELIRAQLHGQWDVLYFYLVPHDSRSTNTMLRGLAKSGVGIKTVSSLPSPCTPISDTWDASYKNRSKKMKENIRKLYNNPRGQYAHDRHVVGQDIEFEPAYEELVRLAEARWGNDSLAAFHTPEFVDFHWKLAPRLLAKGQLMFGLLRKENEYAGAVYDFIFNDKKWTYSMPWDPAYAKSRIGVSLNLWSVADAHDRGLKEVDFLPGESGIKDRLAKYQRTLNTYEAACPHSMGGTLFSLARGIDRMLKHKDKPSNITSHE, encoded by the coding sequence ATGAAAATCACAACTATAAAAGACACGCTGCCAGCTGAACAAGTGGCGCCCGAAACCCTACAGAAAATTAACAACCGCGACCGCTTTGAGCTGCCTGAAAGAACACTAAGCAGCACTACGAAAATCACTCTGCAGCCTATTCAGGCACGTTCGGAGTTCACCGACCTTGAAACTGAGTGGGATGACTTTTTGCTTAGGACGCAGACCCCCAGTCCTTTCCTTAGCTGGGATTATATTGACGTATGGTGGGATGTATATGGTGATAAAGGGTTTGATGTGCAGCTCTACATCGCTCGCGATGAGGCGGGCAAACTCATCGGAGCCGCGCCTTTGATGATTTCTCAAAAAGGAGCCTTCTCGGGAGCTCGTAGTAAGTTTCGTCATCTGTCATTTATCGGCGGAGTGGGGGACTTGTTAGGTGAGTCGCTGGAGCTACCAGCCATCAAAGGATACGAAGTTGCCTTGGGGGAAGCCACCGCCGAACTGATCAGGGCGCAGCTACATGGCCAGTGGGACGTGCTGTATTTCTATCTGGTTCCCCATGATTCAAGATCGACAAACACCATGCTTCGAGGGCTCGCCAAAAGTGGTGTTGGGATCAAGACGGTATCCTCCCTTCCTTCACCATGCACACCGATCTCAGATACTTGGGATGCGAGCTACAAAAACCGCTCGAAAAAAATGAAGGAGAATATTCGCAAACTGTATAACAATCCACGAGGTCAGTATGCACACGATCGTCATGTGGTTGGTCAGGACATCGAATTCGAACCAGCATACGAAGAACTCGTCCGGCTTGCAGAAGCTCGCTGGGGAAATGATTCGCTTGCGGCTTTTCATACTCCTGAATTTGTCGATTTTCACTGGAAGTTAGCCCCGCGTTTACTGGCTAAGGGACAATTGATGTTCGGCCTCTTAAGGAAGGAAAATGAATACGCCGGCGCGGTGTATGACTTTATTTTTAACGATAAAAAATGGACCTATTCCATGCCTTGGGACCCAGCTTATGCCAAGAGTCGTATCGGGGTTTCGCTTAATCTTTGGTCGGTCGCAGATGCTCACGACCGTGGCCTAAAAGAGGTGGATTTCCTCCCCGGGGAATCTGGCATCAAGGATCGTTTAGCCAAGTATCAACGAACTCTCAATACTTACGAAGCTGCATGTCCACATAGTATGGGCGGCACTCTTTTCTCACTCGCGCGCGGCATTGATAGGATGCTTAAGCACAAAGACAAACCTTCTAACATTACGAGCCATGAATAA
- a CDS encoding Lrp/AsnC family transcriptional regulator: MNDPLLKLLQRKARYTNEELAEALSLTPAEVSQQIAAWEEDGTIRGYQAVIDDEKTADFGVSAFIEVKVTPERGGGFDRLAKRVARFDQVDSCYLASGGYDLMVVVEGKDLREVAQFVSEKLSSLDGVLSTATHFRLKAYKEKGFIFESEEPEGRLPVTP; encoded by the coding sequence ATGAACGACCCATTACTGAAACTGCTGCAACGCAAAGCCCGTTACACCAATGAAGAACTCGCCGAGGCGCTCAGCCTGACTCCGGCGGAGGTTAGCCAACAGATTGCCGCCTGGGAAGAGGACGGCACCATTCGCGGTTACCAAGCAGTGATCGACGATGAGAAAACGGCCGATTTCGGTGTCTCCGCCTTTATCGAAGTCAAGGTCACGCCCGAGCGCGGTGGCGGCTTTGACCGACTCGCCAAGCGGGTGGCTCGTTTTGATCAAGTGGATTCCTGCTATCTCGCCAGCGGCGGCTACGATCTGATGGTGGTGGTCGAAGGCAAAGACCTGCGTGAAGTGGCCCAGTTTGTGTCGGAAAAACTCAGCTCACTCGACGGTGTGCTGTCGACCGCTACCCACTTCCGTCTCAAGGCCTACAAGGAAAAGGGGTTCATTTTCGAGTCCGAAGAGCCGGAAGGTCGTTTGCCTGTCACGCCCTAA
- a CDS encoding DUF4091 domain-containing protein, producing MTHQSPLFPTRCGIFFLMMICGLAWSPVMGAKVWTASAMSRVKIDQPIPKTTSAAINLHACRNEWESAQVIVTDTVDRLTELSFEIGNFRGPNGATLPAPTVYQQYDVRIRQSSPQAPLSSGLYPDALVPMSPGDNPNVSSFHGLQGQANLRWWIDFRIPTQQQPGEYVGVIDFIVKTTGESIGSATITVNVSPETLPQKPTLKSYFGLEEHRVAQIHGLDREADGLKLTKVMDRYYQLLIQSRVQPGIIFASSPPLGPNNKIVWDTPASESLPAPAAVIDQYFSNAGKLNCLHLPMWADYPFSKPLGKDRDQAVAYLADLAKRCRAIAPDADLLFSVGQIDEPNSANAYKLVRQWSAFVHEAALFAATPIQMFVTEQPEPEEREWGTLVGSVDVWSPQVMLVWEDLESNMGNQMIRKRIQAGDQVWCYPALAQFRDRWQKEVGATDMLHSAYPPVWLTDYPAVNYRILPWLCASEKLTGVHYWNTIAWPEATDPWQDAGSFLIDNKTFNGDGLLIYPPAPSRLVGAEKAAAMQPSPSIRLKWIRDGMEDYEHLQLLQKHHPELARSVLSTIARGFADWETEPEAIARARRIITQHLAEHPP from the coding sequence ATGACCCATCAATCACCATTGTTTCCAACACGCTGTGGCATCTTCTTTCTGATGATGATCTGTGGCCTTGCTTGGTCGCCTGTGATGGGGGCAAAGGTCTGGACGGCCTCTGCGATGTCGCGCGTGAAAATCGACCAGCCAATACCGAAAACAACATCCGCAGCGATCAACCTTCACGCATGCCGTAACGAGTGGGAGTCGGCCCAGGTGATCGTAACCGATACTGTTGATCGACTCACTGAGTTGAGCTTTGAAATAGGAAACTTTCGTGGTCCCAACGGAGCAACTCTTCCAGCGCCGACCGTCTATCAGCAATATGACGTGCGCATCCGCCAGAGCTCGCCACAAGCGCCCTTGTCGTCTGGGCTTTATCCCGACGCATTGGTGCCCATGTCACCTGGAGATAATCCGAACGTATCATCATTCCATGGCCTGCAAGGTCAGGCTAACCTCCGATGGTGGATTGATTTCCGTATCCCCACCCAGCAGCAGCCGGGGGAATATGTAGGGGTGATTGATTTCATAGTAAAGACTACCGGGGAATCGATAGGGAGTGCTACGATCACAGTGAATGTCAGTCCTGAGACCTTGCCTCAGAAACCGACACTTAAGTCTTACTTCGGACTGGAGGAACATCGTGTCGCACAAATTCACGGGCTGGACCGTGAGGCTGATGGACTGAAACTGACGAAAGTCATGGATCGGTATTATCAACTGCTCATTCAAAGCCGAGTTCAGCCGGGAATTATTTTCGCATCCAGCCCACCTCTGGGTCCTAACAATAAGATCGTTTGGGATACTCCGGCCAGTGAGTCGTTGCCTGCCCCTGCTGCGGTAATTGATCAGTATTTTTCCAATGCTGGAAAATTAAACTGTCTGCATTTACCGATGTGGGCCGACTATCCATTTTCAAAACCTCTTGGCAAGGACCGAGACCAAGCGGTTGCTTACCTGGCCGATCTTGCGAAGCGTTGTCGAGCAATTGCACCGGATGCGGATTTACTATTCAGCGTCGGACAAATCGATGAACCTAACAGTGCAAATGCCTACAAGCTTGTCCGTCAGTGGTCGGCATTCGTGCATGAGGCGGCCTTGTTCGCTGCGACTCCGATTCAGATGTTTGTCACCGAACAACCTGAGCCGGAGGAAAGAGAGTGGGGGACACTCGTCGGATCCGTGGATGTTTGGTCCCCTCAGGTGATGTTGGTTTGGGAAGATCTCGAAAGCAACATGGGGAACCAAATGATTCGGAAACGTATTCAAGCTGGCGACCAAGTCTGGTGCTATCCAGCGCTCGCCCAGTTTCGTGATCGTTGGCAGAAGGAAGTTGGTGCTACTGATATGCTGCACTCGGCTTATCCGCCGGTGTGGTTGACTGATTACCCTGCGGTGAATTACCGCATCCTTCCTTGGCTCTGCGCGTCTGAAAAACTAACGGGGGTCCATTACTGGAACACCATCGCTTGGCCAGAAGCTACCGATCCATGGCAAGATGCTGGAAGTTTTCTGATTGATAACAAAACGTTCAATGGCGACGGACTTTTGATCTATCCACCAGCTCCTTCGCGTTTGGTTGGGGCGGAGAAAGCTGCAGCTATGCAACCAAGCCCATCGATTCGCTTAAAATGGATCCGTGATGGCATGGAGGATTACGAGCATTTGCAGCTTCTCCAAAAACATCACCCTGAGCTGGCTCGGTCGGTTCTTTCCACAATAGCCAGAGGTTTTGCCGACTGGGAAACAGAGCCTGAAGCCATTGCACGTGCCCGGCGGATCATCACTCAGCACCTCGCTGAACATCCACCCTGA
- a CDS encoding D-alanyl-D-alanine carboxypeptidase family protein gives MIKHLHLLILGFAAMATSLLSAAESYLVMEAHSGRVLLAHNSEAKRPVASLTKIATAKVLLDWAEASNASLATLAVVPNSAMAPGGANPMGLAPGDRISLRDAAYSALLGSDNVAAMTIADHVGRALLAHRRRTGDPQQAFVAEMNQLAKALEMKRTRFANPHGLELPRQRAYSSAADIARLCVYAMRDTGFQFYVKQKTRQISVTKSDGRHLSYEVANTNTLLGKQGVNGIKTGLTTAAGQCLATNSHRSPVVTKLDATRSQIRKRDLIVVVLGSADRFGRTSQLIPQGWAAYDAWAAQGYIQSAHKREFIIVPKLP, from the coding sequence ATGATCAAGCATTTGCACCTTCTCATCCTCGGATTCGCCGCGATGGCGACATCTTTGCTCAGCGCGGCAGAAAGCTACCTTGTGATGGAGGCGCACAGTGGTCGGGTGCTTCTCGCGCATAACTCGGAAGCCAAGCGTCCCGTTGCCAGTCTGACCAAAATAGCCACGGCCAAGGTCCTGCTCGATTGGGCGGAAGCATCCAATGCCAGCCTGGCCACCCTCGCGGTGGTGCCCAACAGCGCCATGGCACCCGGCGGAGCCAATCCGATGGGGCTGGCACCCGGAGATCGGATTTCCCTGAGAGATGCGGCATACTCCGCATTGCTTGGCTCCGATAACGTGGCCGCGATGACCATTGCCGATCATGTGGGCCGGGCGCTGCTCGCACACCGTCGGCGCACTGGCGACCCCCAACAGGCTTTTGTCGCCGAGATGAATCAGCTGGCCAAGGCTCTCGAGATGAAACGCACCCGTTTTGCCAATCCACACGGCTTGGAGCTGCCGCGTCAGCGCGCTTACTCATCCGCCGCGGACATTGCCCGGCTCTGTGTCTACGCCATGCGCGATACCGGTTTCCAATTTTACGTGAAACAGAAGACCCGCCAGATCTCGGTGACCAAATCAGACGGACGTCATCTGTCCTACGAAGTGGCCAACACCAACACGCTGCTCGGTAAACAAGGCGTGAACGGGATCAAAACCGGACTAACCACCGCCGCGGGCCAGTGTCTGGCTACCAATTCCCACCGTTCTCCCGTAGTAACCAAACTCGATGCCACGCGGTCGCAAATTCGCAAGCGTGATCTGATCGTGGTGGTGCTCGGCAGTGCCGACCGCTTTGGCCGAACCAGTCAGCTGATCCCCCAAGGTTGGGCCGCTTACGATGCCTGGGCTGCCCAAGGCTATATCCAATCGGCCCACAAACGTGAATTCATCATCGTGCCCAAACTTCCATAA
- a CDS encoding LemA family protein, with translation MAAGLLVLALIYNGHINRRNAVDYAYASIDVQLKKRWDLVPNLVSSVKAFARHERDLFADIIQARHAAVSSHDASAQRFAHEAQLDTQLPRLVAVAESYPELKSDKAFLNLQRNLTEIEAQIAAARRAYNASVMDYNNGVDMFPSSLVAGLFGFQRREHFITAPAERSAQSIHV, from the coding sequence TTGGCTGCCGGATTGCTTGTCCTGGCACTGATATACAATGGCCATATCAATCGCCGCAACGCGGTGGATTACGCCTACGCCAGTATCGATGTGCAGCTGAAAAAACGTTGGGACCTGGTGCCTAACCTAGTGAGCTCGGTCAAAGCCTTCGCTCGGCATGAACGCGATCTGTTCGCGGACATTATCCAAGCTCGCCATGCGGCGGTCAGCAGTCATGACGCCTCCGCTCAGCGCTTCGCTCACGAGGCACAACTCGATACCCAACTGCCCCGCTTGGTCGCCGTGGCCGAGAGCTATCCGGAACTGAAATCCGATAAAGCATTTCTCAATCTTCAGCGCAATCTCACCGAGATTGAAGCTCAGATCGCAGCGGCTCGACGCGCCTACAATGCCTCGGTGATGGATTACAACAACGGAGTCGATATGTTCCCATCCAGTTTGGTCGCTGGCTTGTTCGGCTTTCAACGTCGCGAACATTTCATCACCGCGCCTGCCGAACGGTCCGCGCAATCAATCCATGTCTGA
- a CDS encoding DUF3137 domain-containing protein: MSESPPPINRLQQLPADARVLADALAPVLTSLEQDRQKRLARIRRGHIRIVMVALIAVAVSLLTLVVSKQVASSPHSDLSILAFFPLVAGLIYGYIVYLQFISGHAKRYNATYKEQVIGGLTQLLQPRVNYAPTRGISQIGFENTGLYARRIDRYRCEDLFFGHVDKTEISFSEIHAEEKKQSTNSKGHTQTSWHTIFQGLIFIADFNKDFQSWVTIKPDFAESTFGWLGRKVQNLNSDLVRLENPDFERAFVVHGGDQVEARYILTPDMQERLLKLRQAYGVDIRLALHESKLHLTVPKSENWFEPKMNLAAGNLSQMQTFANQMSWIYGIVHMLDLNTRIWTKD; this comes from the coding sequence ATGTCTGAAAGCCCCCCACCTATTAACCGACTGCAACAACTCCCTGCCGATGCCCGGGTGTTGGCGGACGCGCTGGCGCCTGTGCTAACATCTCTCGAACAGGACAGACAAAAGAGGCTGGCACGTATCCGCCGAGGACACATACGCATCGTCATGGTGGCACTGATCGCTGTGGCCGTCAGTCTGCTGACTCTTGTGGTGTCGAAGCAAGTCGCCAGCTCCCCTCATAGCGATCTCAGCATCCTCGCATTCTTCCCTCTCGTTGCAGGATTGATCTATGGCTATATCGTCTACTTGCAGTTCATCTCCGGACATGCCAAGCGCTACAATGCGACTTACAAGGAACAAGTCATCGGAGGCCTAACACAACTTTTACAACCGAGGGTCAACTACGCACCGACACGTGGCATTTCCCAAATTGGCTTTGAAAATACCGGACTCTATGCGAGGAGGATCGATCGCTATCGCTGCGAAGACCTTTTTTTCGGCCACGTTGACAAAACGGAAATCTCTTTTTCAGAAATTCATGCGGAAGAAAAAAAACAGAGCACCAACAGCAAGGGGCACACCCAAACGAGCTGGCATACAATTTTTCAAGGGCTGATCTTCATCGCCGATTTCAACAAAGACTTTCAAAGCTGGGTCACGATCAAACCGGACTTCGCAGAGAGCACCTTCGGGTGGTTAGGCCGAAAAGTGCAAAATTTAAACTCCGACTTGGTGCGCTTGGAAAACCCGGACTTCGAACGCGCCTTTGTGGTCCACGGTGGTGACCAAGTGGAGGCGCGCTACATCCTCACTCCCGATATGCAGGAGCGACTACTCAAGTTGAGACAGGCCTACGGCGTAGATATCCGCTTGGCGCTGCACGAGTCCAAGCTGCACCTCACCGTGCCCAAGTCCGAGAACTGGTTTGAGCCGAAGATGAACCTAGCCGCTGGCAATCTCTCGCAGATGCAGACTTTTGCGAATCAAATGAGCTGGATCTATGGTATCGTTCATATGTTAGATTTAAACACGCGCATCTGGACTAAGGACTGA
- a CDS encoding RNA recognition motif domain-containing protein, translating into MSQENNTKPRNEGGQGRQGGQNPNRNRNRNRNRNRNRNRNNNGDNSNNRGGNQGQRSNRPQGQKKSGGQQGRQSGGGQRRRTPKPVPLTLWEKILKFFGLYKAPTRPPRRQSTATPAPEKKAAKNNTRDARNKNGKGAKPKGPIPAKPVEGDFPVETPRLYLGNLSYDATEHDLEDLFKGVGTVRKVEIVYNRHTHRSKGYGFLEMLSVDEAKRAVEVLHDQPFMGRVLVVNGANSKPKPKNDQPRSPKSDAAPAESSDEPVKSDSEAAE; encoded by the coding sequence ATGTCTCAAGAAAACAACACCAAGCCCCGCAACGAAGGGGGGCAAGGCCGCCAGGGCGGTCAAAACCCAAATCGTAACAGAAATCGCAACAGAAATCGTAACCGTAACCGGAATCGTAATAACAACGGCGACAACTCAAATAATCGTGGCGGCAACCAAGGCCAGCGCAGCAACCGTCCGCAGGGACAGAAAAAATCGGGCGGCCAGCAAGGACGCCAAAGTGGAGGTGGTCAACGCCGCCGCACACCAAAACCAGTGCCACTGACGCTCTGGGAGAAAATCCTCAAATTCTTCGGTCTCTACAAGGCTCCGACCCGTCCACCACGTCGTCAATCGACCGCCACACCTGCCCCTGAGAAAAAGGCAGCCAAGAACAACACCCGCGACGCCCGCAATAAAAACGGTAAGGGGGCGAAACCCAAAGGTCCAATCCCAGCCAAACCAGTCGAGGGTGATTTCCCAGTGGAAACTCCTCGCCTCTACCTCGGCAACCTCTCCTACGATGCTACCGAACACGACCTCGAGGATCTCTTCAAGGGCGTCGGCACCGTGCGTAAGGTGGAAATTGTCTACAACCGTCACACTCACCGCTCCAAAGGCTACGGCTTCTTGGAAATGCTCAGCGTGGACGAGGCCAAGCGCGCCGTCGAGGTGCTGCACGACCAACCGTTCATGGGCCGCGTGCTCGTGGTCAACGGAGCCAATTCAAAACCCAAGCCTAAGAACGACCAACCACGCTCACCAAAATCAGACGCCGCCCCCGCTGAATCCAGCGACGAGCCGGTAAAATCTGACAGCGAAGCTGCCGAGTAA